CGTGGCACATTCGCAGCTGATTGGCTGCACTGGAGGATGTGACAGAGGGGCAAATGCAATGGAGTTTCGCGATAAGACGTGGGCCAGATCCTTATCGACCGTtttacccctccccctcatcaaacaGCCCACCTTGTGTCGCGACCAGCCCAACCCAGTTGCGCGCGTCAAACTCATCAGGACCCGATCAAAAGGTTGGGACTTTTTTCTCTATTACCTAGAACCTTGGACCTTCATCATTCAGATTGTTATTGTTATTACTTATCGCTACCTATCTTCTGCGTTTAGTTTGTTATCAGATCGTTCAGTGCACACCCTTCTCAGTCGTCATGGTATGCCTTCACCCCACTTTGCAACTGCCTCATTGTCTTGATGAAAAAGAGACCTGACTGACGATGTCGCCGCCCACTTGCACAGGCACCTCACGGGAATAACCTCTCCAAGGATGAGATTGCTCAGTTcaaggaggtgtttgagatTTTTGTAAGATTTCCCCTCACTTTCGCACCTCACACCTCTTCTGCATCACCAAGTCACACCCGCCAAGAGGGCCTCCCTCATCCATCCCtctcaacaaaccaccaTTTACCCTCTCCCTGACTCTTCCCAGGACAAAGACGGCACAGGCGACATTACCGCTGCCGAGCTGGGCGCCGTCATGCGTGAACTCggcctcaacccctccccggAGGAGCTCCAAGACATTGTCAATGAGGCGGACCTCAACAAGGACGGCGTGATCTCGTTTGAGGAGTTCCTGTCACTCATGTCAATGGGCGTCAAGGAGACGGACACGGAGCAGGAGCTGGTCAACGCCTTCAAGGTGTTTGACAAGGACGGGAGCGGGACCATCAGCAGCGACGAGCTGAGGAATGTGCTCAAGTCCCTGGGCGAGAACCTCACGGACGCGGAGCTGGACGAGATGATCAAGCTGGCGGAtaaggatggggatgggcaTATTGATTATCAGGAGTTTGCGCATATTATGAAATAGGGGGGTTAaaatgggagggaggaaaggggggggatgggtgggagATAGGATACCTGGTATTGTTAGATGGGAATTGATTGAAATTTTTGCTTCCTATGGTTCTATGCAAGATTTTGAGGGGCTTTGTTTGAACCCCTGGACCTTGTTCTTCTACACAACATCAACTCTAGTTCATTTATGTCTTGACAAATACCAACTTGCAAAGGGACGGGGCATGTAGGTGCGGCATGTGTTGTGGTGCTGATAGCTGTTCGTGTCCTTCCTGGGGTGCCCAAGGGAGTTATTTCTATGGCTCAAACCAAAACATGAGAATAACCTCCACGGGCTACGCTTAGGCACCACCTGGGGGCAGTGGCTTGAGCATATCTAAGTTCAACGCCCACCGTCCACTAGCGCATTCCACCTCGACATAGACTTTTCCACAATCTCTCATTTCACGTCAAACCGTCTCTCATGTTTCGCACAAACCTTTTCCATTTTTTGACACATCTTTTTGGACATCCAGTCAGTCACCAAcacaaccaaaaccaccatctcGATTCGAACTGACTACCTCCATCAAGATGAGCATGCGTAAGTACACATGACCTTGCTAAACATCTTCCAACAACTAGTACTCACCCCTCTTTTTGATGATCACAGCAAAACTTCACTGGCCTACCATCACCGACCGCCTCGCTAAACTCCCCTCAACAATCCCGCCTCACGAGCAATACGCCCATGTAGCCAACAATATCGCAAGCGTGGTCCGATGGAATAAGGATCTTCTTGAAGGGATGCTCCTCGAGGCACAGGCCCATTGTTGCGCTGCTGAGTTTGCGGCGAAAGATTGGTCCGAGAGTACCGATGCCAATGATAGAAAATCTGCTGAGAGGACAAGCTCCaagaaaagggaagagaACGAGGAAAAGTGCAGGTTTTATGAGATTTTGAtcgaggttttggagggtAACATCAATCTTTTCTGCGTCTGAGGAAGTTTTCTAATGATTTGCATAGGAAAaatcaagaagttgaagactccggttgatgaggagagtTGGGAGGATGATTACGGTAGGAATCTggtgtttttctttttgggctGTCAAGTCGGAAGGAGGTTCGCTGACTGTAGTGATGTCTACAGAGATGGTTGACGAAAATAGAGACTTGGATGACCAGTGGGTGCAGATTACCTTAGGCAGCCGTGCAAGCGGTCTGGCCAGCGCTCAACATAGACTGTAGCATTCTCGTGATCGGGTGGAATTATGTGTGCGCAGAAGAACGTTTTAGTCAAGCTTCTTTTTTCAGATAGGCTCGCCGCACTATGCACTTTGTCAATCCGCACTAGCGTGGGGCTACTTGAAAAGTCAAGGAAGACATACATCTACAACCACTATCGTTATAGCCATACTACCCATGatatttaattattaaaaaattaaatacCTATATGAAATTGCCCATGAAAACCTATTTCTTGGGAAAAATTAAATTGTTTTCGCCGTTGCACGATGTGTTTGAAGATGGTTCAACGTGAGGCCTGTTGATAGATGCATCCCTAGAATAGGAGTTTAGAtgggagggttagggttatatgTGGGGAAAAGCGGCCCACATAGTATGGATTGACAAAGTGCATAGTACGGCGAATGTggctcttcttttttcttgaaTAGCTCAATGAACCTGTTTTTACAAAGCCTCAATGGTTGAGTGAGTCTTCAACCTTACTTGTTGTTTTgggcggagggggaaaaAGCATAGCAAAAGTAAATTGACAACTGTGAGATTCGAACTCACGCCTCTTTCGAGAGTAGAATACCATTCATTTCTGAGTGGAAGATGTGATCTTGAGTCTACCGCCTTAGACCGCTCGGCCAAGTTGCCTGGTGATTCATGTTTTGCTGCATTGGAAATAGACATCACAGCACAGACCTCCCAGGCCATCAAAGGTTGATCacgacaacaccaaagaGGGAGCGCCACGCTTGTGTTGTCAGGCAGTACAACACTTTGAAGTCATCTGTGTGGATCTTGGCGCCGCCATGGATGCAAGTTGCTCTAGGTGGCGCCACCATGTCCATGGTGTACGAGAGCAAGATCTTGCTCTTCAAGTGAATAATACCTGTTCCCCATTTTGGACTTCCACCTTCTTACTTTCAAACACCAACACAGCCCGCCCTGTTTCAGAGAACCTCACAACAATACCATCAcaaaccaacctcaccaggCACCGGCACAATGTCCACCAGCAAAATCTTCCCCTGGTCCTCCATCAAGCCGAAACTCCTCACCTCCGAGGGTCGTTTCATCTACGACGACAGCATCTACGCCGACGTCGCCTGTGACATCCTCACCAAAGCTGCCAAAcgcaaccccctccaagaaaTGCTCGATGACGCCTTGCGGGCTCTCAAAGACGCCAGAAAGCTCAGGGAgagtggtgggggtggtaaCGATGCTGAGTTGCAGTTTGCCTTCTTTTTTATCCTGACTGGTATGGTGACTGTCCAGCTTAGAGCGCAGGAAAGAGAGGTCATTTCTGAGAAGATGAAGGGGAGCAAGAGCCCTGGGTGTGAGAGCACGGATAGTGGGTTGAGTGATTGTAGTGGGCAGAGTGGTAATTTTGGTACGTGGGATGTGGTTTGAAATTGGGGAGTGGAAAGACTGACGATGGTGGCATACTTAGTCAAGATCGATCTGGATGAGATCCGGGATGTTATGGCGCGGGAGGGGGTCAAGAGAAAGGGCGTTTTGAACAAGGTTTCCGAGTGGGtttttgggaaggggaagaaatGAGGGTGCTGGGGATTGGAGGGCGATGATCATCTAATTGCCGGAACCAGGCCTTGGCCGGGTACTAAGACAGGTTATCACGACTTTAAGCGTAAATCAGGTGGGCGATGCTGCGATATACACGACCAGGGCAGCATCAAACAGATCATTGTGATGTGAACTTTCGTGTTCAGGTTGCGTGGCGCTCTTGGTCCAAACTCTGGGGTTTAAGATTCTTTCCCTCCTGAAGTTTCCAGTGCCTTATTCTTTGTGACAAAAGCTGGCAAGTCCAGTTGTAGGACATGCAAGTACCTTCCATATGATGCTTTGCTTCTTGTCATTTCGGACGATGCTTCAGTTGTTGTTTAGCTTTTTGACGCTATGAAACCGGGGAGTGACGTGCTCCATTGCCCCAAAGCTTCGGTTATACTCACTTTCCATagctctccaccaccaaactgaAAAACGCTCCAAGCCAAAGCTCCCACTGAGGCTGAAACTATACATACCTGAATTGAACTTGATCATTGGAAAAGAACCTTGATCTTCAACAAAAATGATTGACATTACATTTGCTCCTCAAGCTCGACTCCAGCCAACCACCAGTCCACCACACGCGCTTGTACACGATGGCATCCTTTCAATCCCGCAGAGAAGACTGGGTAATGTACCCCCACGACTCCGACTTTTTCCCATGGCCGCAGATGGGAAAGTACTTCTTGAACAGCGAGGGAGAACTCCGCAAGCTAGACAAGGACGAAGTCCAGTACGTGGCAATCGACAGGTACTGCCACCTACGAAAAAACTACAGTGAGTACACCGTCGAAATGATCTCAAGGATATCGTGGATCTTAAGAACGCCATACGCACGAGGATCGATCAAAGTATCAAGAGAGCTCACCTGTTTGCCCCAGAACCAGAAAAATCGTGACTTTCACACAAGCGTTTGACCGTCAGAGAAATggcggagagggaaaaggaagatgtTGAGCTTTTGGGGGAGTATACATTCTACTCCGTCATGACGCGCATAATCAAAGGCAAGTGTACAGCGCAGACAACATATCAAAACGGGTCTTGATATTGACAGCTTTATCAGCGGACAGGGATGAAGACAAGGAGTGGGTTAACATCACGCAGGACGCGAAGGAAGCAAGGGCCGAAGTTCATGTCGAGAGGTAAGTTGCATTTCGTacgccaacctcaccttAGGCACCTACAGTTTGCGACAGGAGACATACTGACATATATTGGCTACCTACTTGCAGTCATGGTCGATGAGCTAGACTTTGAGGATAGAGAAGAGCACTCAAGTCCCCAAGGCCTTCCAGAAACAGAGAAGAAACAACAATCGTCACTATGTGAGTGGGTGGGCAAAACTTGGGGTAGCTGAACAGTTTGGGGGGCTGGAGACACTCCAAAAGGCCTTTCCCTGCCTTTTGAAAAAATTGAAAACGTTACTGACACGACCTTTTTGCTGTTTCTTTTATTCTTTTATTTGCACTTCACATGGACGGAAAGGAAAAGTCAAAAACGCCacaaaaaaaggaaaaacgTGCCAGCTTAATCCCCAggcccaccatcccccagcGCGGCCTATAGAGGGAGCAAACATACGAGTCAAGCAACCAGGGCATCGACAATTACTACAGAGTACCGCCCACCACGGGAATTGAGCCCGCAATGTTTTGGAATTGTAAGTGGGGCACTCGGAGTGAATGCCAGACCACATGGCCAAACACAGTGTGTGTTCTGATTTGGTGGAAGGAGACACGTGGTGTAGGTTGTTTTGTGGAGCTGATGCGTGTTCAAGTGACTGGTAATTTTGTCAGCGGTTCTCCTTTGATGTTGGTCGCTGCTTTTTGCTACGTTATGCTCTTCCTTTGCTGGTCGTTCTACTTTAAAAGACCCTCCTTGTGTGCTCTACCTGCGGGTTCTACTCTATTCTCTTGAATCCCAGTTCTTTCCTGCTGATTTCCAGCTGACGCCTCTCAACAAGACACATGATGGAACACAAGTGGCCGAGGTGGGAACCGTGGGATTGGGCGTCTCAGCAGTATGCAAAGATACCCATCCCCAACGATGTTTTTCGGGTACAAGTCAGTGCTAATAGCATTGGACTTTAGCACCGGAGATCTACTCCTTGTTGAGTCGTGGCACCCTCGCCCATGAGGTGGGCATTTGAGCGCCGTCCGCGCTCTAGTTGGCACCCTCAATGGCGATGCCGGCATTCCCGCTGTCCTCTTGCTTTCCCAATGCCAGGCGTTGTTCAACGAGGTCAAGGAGCCCTGTGTTTGGGGCATAGATCGTTCCAAGGCTGATGTGCCGGCAAGATTCGCCGCCACGCAGATGTTCTTGTATTACCTGCATGGCGATCTCCACTGCAAGCATATCGATATCTTGTGGTGGGGATTGAGAAGATACAACTAATACATCTTATAGGCCGTTTCCGTGAACAGCTTGAGAAGAGAGTTTGCATTTCCAACCGTGCTTACATGAAGCGCGGAGAGAATACCTATGGTACGTTGTCAGGATGTTGGAATATGTTGATAGAAAACTGATCGAAAATGCATAGGTATCGCTACGTTTGCCAATCACGAGGAAATCCAGAAAGCCAAGGAGAAGtggatggagaaggagagggccaGGAGGGAGCCTAACCGCcttgagatggagaagagagtCAAGGAGATCTTGCCTCACTGTCGGGAGTGCCCGATGACGTAGATGCTGTTTCGATGGAGCGTTATTCCAGAAATACTGATATCTCCAAGGATACAAATTCACGGCAACTTGCTAGGTGTCTTGCATTTTCTTTCTGTTAAAATCCCTTCTACCTCCAAGTCAATCAATCACGTAGAATATGCCATAGGACTATGAACACACAGCATACTTCTGGGCAACGGGACATGGCTGTGGCGAAATATATTGcgacctcaccaccaccagtagAACAGCCTAGCGTTTATAGCAGATAAACCAGGTAATATGCCCAGATGTGGAAAGATTCCAAGCAGCTTCCACAAGGAAATCCCCCATGGTTTCCCATCGTCTTGAATGGCTCCGGTACTTGGTCACGGGGACCGGGCGGTTGGCTGGGGGCTGACAACGTGGAGTGACATGGAGGGAGAGATTTCGAGAGCTTTGCGAACGACGAGATCTATCTGCTACTAGAATTAAAATTGGCTTCTGAAGTAGGCAATATTCATCAATGGCAGGGACTCTACCACTTGCCTGGAGTCGACGGCTTGTAACAGAATATATGGAaatggatgatgagctgtTGAAAAGGATTGGATGGCAAAGCGCCAAATTTATTAAATTTTTTTGATTGGGCGACTTACTGTGTGGAAAGTTCCGGGTGCATACCGGCAGTGTAGTTGATTTGGTCCAGCGTAGCGGGGTGAAATGGGACCGGAAGAAGACGGAAGTGGGGCCGGAAGAAGGTTGAGCTGCGGAAGCCCCGGGTTGCCAGATCGCAACGCCAGATTATCGCGACAGACAGACCTGCAGAGGGGTGAGTACAGAGAGGCAGGCGTAAAGATGCTGACGCAGAGGGATAGGTCAGAAAGCTCTGATGCTCTTGAACAGGCTGCCATTCACTCAGCAGAGCTTCACCTACACAGATATTGGATAAGTTTCAGGAGAAAGCAGCAAGGACTTTCACATGGAAATCCACCCCCAAGAGCGATACTCCGCCTACTGTTTTCTATTCCCTCATCATGTCTGCTCACAAAGTGAATAGACCGCAGACTAGACCCGCTATAGTAACCCTTTAAGAGCCCGGTTGTGTACAGCTTCCTGTCTTGCTCTCTCCTCAGTACATCTTCTTATCCTCTTTCTCACCAAACGCAAGGCAAAAAGCACAATTTTTGACAACAAGTTCAAAGGTCTCCAAAATCTGATCCATCCGCTACGCGGAGCAGCTTTCTTTGAGCTACTACCAGTCCTACTTGCTCGGACGCCCGCTCAAGCGTTCGTTCACCCGAAGATCAAGCCATGGCCTCAAAGAACATCTTTGACTGGGAGGCTATCTGTAAGTTCTCTTTGTCGCCCGCCAACCAACTTTCCTGACTGACACTCGCCCAGGGGCGCGCCTGACCCGCAAACCAGGAACAGCTCACGAGTTCTTTTACTGCTCCATCAAAGAAGTTCGCCAGTGATCTGACCAAGGAGTTGCATGGGGGCAGAGGCATCTCCCTTCACTCCCTGATTTGTGACTGCCGAGCTATGCTTGAGGAAACCAAGAACATGGCTTACATGAGCCCACCAACTCTGGTTGAGAGTCGCAATAAATTCTTCTCGGCCATATTGGAGGTGATCAGGCAGGGCATGCAGGATGAGGGTTTGCTGGAGCATGCGGAGGGATTTGGTATTTTTTATCGGTCAGGGTATTGAGAGTCCAGAAATTGACAAACACATTGCAGAGGTTATCCCTTCCTCTAAAGACGCCATCCAGCACTTGGATGATGATTGGAACGTTGTTACAGTTGAGGAGGCAGCTGGAtacaagaagggcaagaagaagcgggcTGCTAAATAGAGGTGAGCTTAAATAGATACAGGTCAATTCATAAACTGAGACGCACCGGCCGTGCAGCATGAACCGTCTTTTCTACTCTATACTCTATACCGTGATGATACTGTTCCTTTTTCAGGGGCACATGTCTTAGCCATGTGTGACAGCTGCTTCAATTGAATTTGCGCGTTATATTGCACTCGAATATCCGCCCCAGAGTCCTATGCAGGGGGACAAGTCTGTGAGAATGCAGCAGTCCAAAATCAAAAGACTAGCTCATATAAAACAATGTAGTAGGTGACTCTCCCTTTGGTCATGGATATGCCCTCCGAACACATTGAGGCCCCTTGTGCAAATGATATATCGCAACATCATGTTCATATTTCAGCCTTGATACGGGGTACTCATGTCGACATTCCCTATTCACTCAAAAACGCTCTCACTCAAAGACCCTGACAAGGTGAATATAACACGGCGGGTCAAGCCAAGTGAATTAGAGATCTGAATTGCTGGGTGTTTACTTATAAGATATattctccctctcttctttgaGATCTCTACCCTTTTCCCATTTCAACCAAGATCTAACAAAGTTGCCAAATCGTCTTGATTACCAGCAAAACTTTCTGATCCCATCACAAACACCGGCCTTTCCGCTTTTGCTTGTTCCATTTATTAGCATCAAAGTTCTCGAACAATGACGACCTCAGACAATGGTAAGATTAAACTCCCTAGAAAAGCTTTGACACAAGGGCAAACAAGAGGCTTTAGATGTCATCCCGTGCGCGGATGATATCCGGAAACTTGAGGAGGATTGGGTTGTGATCGATGCAGACGAAGTGAAAGATGCAGTCATTGTGGAGAAGTCCTAGATAGCTACCAATCCATCTGTTCTTCCTAGTCGAGCGAAATACACCCAATTCTGCTCGTGTGAAGCCATGTTTCATTTTGCCGTCGAATCCAATAAGCGAGTCTGAGCCAGATATTCGGGTCACCGCAGTTGGCAAACAGGCCTATTGCAAGGGCCGTCCATTTTCCGTATAACTTCCCAAAAGTGATTTGAGCTGTTCGCCGTAACTGGCGCTGTTTCTTGGCCTGTGTGGGATTTGTTGGCGATGTGATATGAAAGTTTCCTATCGAGCGGTAAGGTAAGCAAGTTAAATTCTGGGCTCCCAATACCAGATTCCGTTCCCAATTATTTAGTTTCGGCGTCGCTTATGTCGGCCGTATTAGATAAATGTTTAAATAGTTCGGCGCCCGTATCTCGCCATCGCGGCCTATCCGGAACCTTTTCTAGCATTATCTCGTCGTTTAACTCAAAAATATTTTCGTCCCACCGCTCGTCCAAGACCCCGCCCTAAGTTCCTCCGATAGGGCTACCTTAACGGTTAGGTAATCTGACTTAGCGGATGGCTGAGAAGAGACAATTTCAAGTTGACGGGCAAATAGAGTGTAAGGCTTTGCACCGGAGGCAGTACGATACAGAACCCGAGTCTTGTAATCGATGACCCCTCACTGTCGAATGATTTGCAGGGCCTGGTAGAAGAGCTCGTCGTCGTACACATCGTTTTTGTAGCCAAAAGTGTCCCAGTATAATTGGTCCATGTTGTATTGATGCAAAGGGTATACAACTATGTAAGCGGTGGTAAATCAGAGTTGGTGGACCTTGGGGGTTTAGGTGTATGGAGAAGTTGGAGTTGGCGGAATTAGCGGGATTGGTCGAATAAGTATTTCGGTACATCAGACATGGCGTTTTAGTTATCTTAGTTTCAGATCACGCACCTGGCAAATGTGGCTGGTGGGCCTGCTTACCTGGTCTAAACCTGAGATAACCTTTGAGAAGCTTGTCAAAGTTTGCTGCAAATGCCTCTGCCGATGGAAATTCAAGCGGGTGTGGCTCATCCTCTCACATTGACGTACAGTCGGGGCAGTCCACGCAGAGAAGCTCTCATTTTTGGACCCTGAGCAACTTTATTGAATTGCATACTCTATGGTTGTAGATAGGCATGTATAGGCAAAAGATTTGTTGATATGTTCTTCCAAAGTCCCTCACTGTATGTAACCATATGACCCAAGATGTGCGGAGCTGTGACTGGCATGATTTCCGCTGCCTCCCACACGTACATGCTGTGACGCAGGCCCAAGAAACCAAGGTATTCCCTTTGAGAATGGAGAGGGAGTCCATGACCCACAACAGAACAACATGTCACGAAAACAAGTGGTAGAAGTATGACTGAGATATGAGGATTGCAGCTAGACTCACCAGAGTGACTGGACTGCCGTAAGTCATTGACTTTTATTCCGCCGCTTATATCAAACCAGTTTCAATGACATTAGCAGAGGAGCACATCGGGTCGTTACTCCAAAGGCAGTTTCACAATTGAAGCTTTGCCAGATTTCAACAATCAACACAACACGGAGGAATGATGATATTGACCACATTTTGAACTGCAATCTTGACACTGATTCCCTTACCGTATATTTCTCTTGTTGTATAGATAGGTACTTGAAAAGCTTTTCCAACTTCACTGTACACTGGTTTTCAAGTCTGATACCTACCCATCGATTCCATGATGGAGCAATACTGACTCTTGATCACGCGGAACAAAGATAATGAGAGGCCGACCTTTACTTCGGATGATCCTTATCACCTCCATCAGATCTCCTCACAGGTAATGATCGGGCCTGATGGACCCACTGATGACAGAATTTATCTGGCCCTAGGAGTACAAATTAGGTGCTTTCCGCCGTCTTGGTACCCTCCTGctcttttttccttccttcGCTTAACGAACAGTCGTCAAGCCTACCGGCCATTGCTACCTCCCTTCTATTTCATAAACTTCTTACTCGTTTTGCAATGGAATCACGTCAACAAGTCACAGTGATGAACGCCTTCGATTGGTCCATGATCCGTAAGTGCCTGACTACGTGCGACCTTGTTTTCTATCTTCTGTTGACCTTTACACTAACATTCTCTCAGGTGCCCGTCTGGACATTATAGATGACGATCAAGAGATTACACGCCTCGGGGACGTCATCAAAgccgccgccaacaccaTTGTCGACGAATCATACACCAAGCATAAGATGTCAATCGACGGGCTCCGTCGCGATGCTCTCAGCATGCAGGGTCAATCTCACCATATAGCATTGATCGAACCTCCTACCATTGCCAAGATCTTTGAAACCTTTTTCGCGGCCGCTATGGTCAGAATCGAGGAGCTACACATTAGAGCAGGTCCTGGAAGGTTTTGGTAGTCCGCCACAAACGTTCAAGGTGAGCAAGAACGTTGATGAAGCTGACATGAAATGTAACCCTCAGTGCTCGTCCAGCCAAAGGAGAAATTTCCAAAGGAAGAAATGGGGATCGAGATGCAGTGGGAAATGGTCGCTACGGATAATATTGAGAGTTTCCCGGCCGTCGAGGCCAAGTAGAAATCTACAAGACATATTCATTTTTATGGCCCCATCATGACCTTCGAGCTGTCGTGTCTCTTTTGAAGAGACCGAATCGCTATagtctcccaccaccaattGTGAACTTGAACAAAGTTCATGCGTTACGCGCTTATATTTTGCAGGCCATGAGCCTGTATTATATAGGTGTTTTTAACCTTGTCTCTTTGAACAAGCAG
The sequence above is a segment of the Podospora pseudoanserina strain CBS 124.78 chromosome 5, whole genome shotgun sequence genome. Coding sequences within it:
- a CDS encoding hypothetical protein (EggNog:ENOG503PE39; COG:T), with translation MAPHGNNLSKDEIAQFKEVFEIFDKDGTGDITAAELGAVMRELGLNPSPEELQDIVNEADLNKDGVISFEEFLSLMSMGVKETDTEQELVNAFKVFDKDGSGTISSDELRNVLKSLGENLTDAELDEMIKLADKDGDGHIDYQEFAHIMK